The Methylomusa anaerophila genome has a segment encoding these proteins:
- a CDS encoding uroporphyrinogen decarboxylase family protein, whose protein sequence is MTKNRAGRGHAAARRSDQSCFAVGKIKEKEGAFMDHLTGFTCQGETPEEIPLAFVRSVGKNFYDAHTDRNTMAAIARQKMLLHKDCLCKVPFCVTVEAEALGAKVTILDDKIGPRFSGYKFTRLEQLQQLTGMDLGSGRISEVLHGVEILKNTGQTVVLNVEGPFTILGMLIDQMNIYKGFGKYGALIQQVLKVIEDSIVEYMAAGIEKGAKIISYADPSGGLDIIGPRLYAQLSGNTTCSILKRIENQLDGVIVHLCGRTSSSLIKAGLCTVKPVEVGYGLTYGEMLCRLLPENKIKFLGQNCLKSTPVYMQNPVVWQLELT, encoded by the coding sequence TTGACAAAGAACCGAGCCGGCCGCGGCCATGCCGCCGCGCGGCGCAGCGATCAAAGCTGTTTTGCAGTCGGCAAAATAAAGGAAAAGGAGGGTGCCTTCATGGATCATTTGACCGGTTTTACATGTCAGGGCGAGACGCCGGAGGAGATACCGCTGGCGTTTGTGCGTTCGGTCGGGAAAAATTTTTATGATGCCCATACGGATCGCAATACCATGGCGGCCATTGCCAGGCAAAAAATGCTGCTGCATAAGGATTGCCTCTGCAAGGTGCCGTTTTGCGTAACGGTGGAAGCTGAGGCTCTGGGGGCCAAGGTAACCATTCTGGACGACAAAATCGGGCCGCGCTTCAGCGGTTATAAATTTACCCGGCTTGAGCAATTGCAGCAATTGACGGGAATGGATCTCGGGAGCGGGCGCATCAGCGAAGTGCTGCATGGGGTTGAGATATTAAAAAATACCGGCCAGACGGTCGTCCTGAATGTGGAGGGGCCCTTTACCATCCTGGGGATGCTGATTGACCAAATGAATATCTACAAAGGGTTCGGCAAATATGGCGCATTAATTCAGCAGGTTCTGAAAGTAATTGAGGACAGTATTGTCGAGTATATGGCAGCCGGTATCGAAAAAGGGGCGAAAATCATATCATACGCCGATCCGTCCGGCGGACTGGATATAATCGGACCCCGGCTGTATGCCCAATTGAGCGGCAACACTACCTGCAGCATTCTAAAGCGCATTGAGAATCAGCTGGACGGAGTCATCGTGCACTTGTGCGGCCGGACGTCAAGCTCGCTGATCAAAGCCGGGCTTTGTACGGTCAAACCGGTTGAAGTCGGGTATGGTCTGACCTATGGCGAAATGCTCTGCCGGCTGCTGCCGGAAAATAAAATCAAATTTCTGGGACAAAACTGTTTAAAGAGTACGCCGGTATATATGCAGAATCCGGTAGTCTGGCAGCTTGAACTGACATAA
- the pylSc gene encoding pyrrolysine--tRNA(Pyl) ligase large subunit — protein sequence MSFSWTDVQKKRLAELNFVMAEAAPVFATEQARDQAFKQAEVGLVRAGKEKLAALLTEKKRPALCEMETRLAAALTAQGFVQVTTPVILAKGMLAKMTIDDRHALFSQVFWLDDKKCLRPMLAPNLYYILKDLVRLWPLPVRIFEIGSCFRKESQGNHHLNEFTMLNLVEWGLPAEARQDRIAELAAVVMAAAGIDGYRLELTSSVVYGDTVDVLKGDLELASGAMGPHFLDGNWGMSGAWVGLGFGLERLAMLRSGGQNVRSVSKSISYLDGVRLNI from the coding sequence GTGTCTTTTTCCTGGACCGATGTACAAAAGAAAAGATTAGCCGAACTGAATTTTGTCATGGCGGAAGCCGCGCCTGTTTTCGCGACCGAACAAGCCCGGGATCAGGCTTTTAAACAAGCGGAGGTCGGCCTGGTCCGGGCCGGCAAGGAAAAGCTTGCTGCCTTGCTGACGGAGAAAAAACGGCCCGCCCTGTGCGAAATGGAAACACGGCTGGCGGCGGCGCTGACGGCGCAAGGGTTCGTGCAGGTGACCACGCCGGTTATTCTGGCCAAAGGAATGCTGGCCAAAATGACAATTGATGACCGGCATGCGCTCTTTTCCCAGGTGTTCTGGCTGGATGACAAAAAGTGCCTGCGGCCCATGCTGGCGCCTAACCTGTATTATATCCTCAAGGATTTAGTGCGGTTGTGGCCTCTGCCGGTGCGGATCTTTGAAATCGGCTCCTGTTTCCGGAAAGAATCTCAGGGCAATCATCACCTGAATGAGTTTACCATGCTGAATCTGGTGGAATGGGGCCTGCCCGCGGAGGCGCGTCAGGACAGGATTGCCGAGCTGGCCGCCGTTGTCATGGCGGCGGCCGGCATTGACGGCTATCGCCTGGAACTGACCTCGTCGGTAGTATATGGCGATACCGTTGACGTCCTCAAGGGAGATTTGGAATTAGCCTCCGGCGCTATGGGGCCGCACTTTTTAGATGGCAACTGGGGCATGTCCGGTGCGTGGGTGGGCTTGGGGTTTGGTTTGGAGCGGCTGGCCATGCTGAGGAGCGGCGGGCAAAATGTCCGCAGTGTCAGCAAAAGCATTTCTTATTTGGATGGCGTGCGTTTGAATATATAA
- the pylC gene encoding 3-methylornithine--L-lysine ligase PylC — translation MRIAVLGGKLQGVEACYLAKKAGWEVCLADKNPAAAATGLCDSFVEMDLLDKDKLTWLLRTVEFVVPALEDRRVLDTIYDCARAAGVRVLYDRDAYRLSASKLASDQLFARLGVPAPRPWPDCRFPVTVKPSGASGSEGVRQVQSPAELNQFLQSFGRQGEWVIQEFLDGPSYSIEIAGMAGEYRTFQVTELEMDAGYDCKRVLAPAILSPDKVQQLADCALVLARELQLDGIMDIEVILHDNALKVLEIDARLPSQTLTAVYHSTGVNVLELLGTGFAAGQQPKVLTTAAARGVVYEHIRVGGGQIEVCGEHIMGGVGPLFAAADFFGADEALTNFHPGRQEWVATLIVTGKTRRQVWQRRETVIRNIMQACGLAQYLDSAPLPPMGGKEGMVI, via the coding sequence ATGCGGATAGCCGTGCTGGGTGGGAAATTGCAGGGCGTGGAGGCTTGCTATCTGGCGAAAAAGGCCGGCTGGGAGGTCTGTCTGGCGGACAAAAATCCCGCAGCGGCGGCCACCGGCCTGTGCGACAGCTTTGTTGAAATGGATTTGCTTGATAAGGACAAACTGACCTGGCTGCTGCGGACGGTGGAGTTTGTCGTGCCGGCACTGGAAGACAGGCGGGTGCTGGATACCATTTACGACTGCGCCCGGGCAGCCGGGGTAAGGGTGCTTTATGACCGGGACGCGTACCGGCTGTCGGCTTCCAAGCTGGCGTCGGACCAATTGTTTGCCCGGTTGGGCGTTCCGGCTCCCCGGCCCTGGCCGGACTGCCGTTTTCCGGTTACGGTGAAGCCGTCCGGGGCTAGCGGCAGTGAAGGGGTACGCCAGGTGCAAAGTCCGGCGGAGCTGAATCAATTTCTGCAGAGCTTTGGCCGGCAGGGAGAATGGGTCATCCAGGAGTTTCTGGACGGCCCCTCGTATTCCATAGAGATCGCCGGGATGGCCGGCGAGTACCGAACCTTTCAGGTCACGGAGCTGGAAATGGACGCCGGCTATGACTGCAAGCGGGTGCTGGCGCCGGCGATACTGTCGCCGGACAAGGTGCAGCAGCTGGCCGACTGTGCGCTTGTCCTCGCGCGGGAACTGCAACTGGATGGCATTATGGACATAGAAGTTATTTTGCATGACAATGCCCTGAAGGTGCTGGAGATTGACGCCCGGCTGCCAAGCCAGACGCTGACGGCGGTGTATCACTCCACCGGCGTCAATGTGCTGGAGCTCCTGGGGACGGGTTTTGCCGCCGGCCAGCAGCCAAAAGTGCTTACGACGGCGGCTGCCCGGGGCGTGGTTTATGAACATATCCGGGTAGGCGGCGGCCAAATCGAAGTGTGCGGCGAGCATATCATGGGCGGTGTGGGGCCGCTCTTTGCGGCGGCGGATTTTTTTGGCGCCGATGAAGCCCTTACGAATTTTCATCCCGGCCGGCAGGAGTGGGTGGCCACTCTGATTGTGACCGGTAAAACCCGCCGCCAGGTCTGGCAACGGCGGGAGACCGTCATCAGGAATATTATGCAGGCCTGCGGCCTTGCGCAATATCTGGATTCGGCTCCGCTACCGCCGATGGGCGGCAAGGAAGGGATGGTTATATGA
- the pylSn gene encoding pyrrolysine--tRNA(Pyl) ligase small subunit, which translates to MAVHKGLSLSRELVSREQPDKKKKYYRKNIGFFKLVEKLKLWPSRSGILHGIKTIRITGNIAEITTHCQEVFVVRNSRTSRAARWLRNKWCVCACRACKVPDWKIEKYSSTMMTQKWGAGL; encoded by the coding sequence GTGGCCGTACATAAAGGCCTGTCTTTGTCCAGGGAACTGGTGTCCCGGGAGCAGCCCGACAAGAAGAAAAAGTATTACCGGAAAAACATCGGCTTTTTTAAGCTGGTGGAGAAATTAAAGCTATGGCCGTCGCGTTCCGGCATTCTGCACGGCATTAAGACCATCCGGATTACCGGCAATATTGCCGAAATCACCACCCATTGCCAGGAGGTCTTTGTCGTCCGGAATTCCCGAACCAGCCGCGCCGCCCGCTGGCTGCGCAACAAGTGGTGCGTTTGCGCCTGCCGGGCCTGCAAGGTGCCGGACTGGAAAATCGAAAAATACAGCAGCACCATGATGACGCAGAAGTGGGGTGCGGGCTTGTAA
- the pylD gene encoding 3-methylornithyl-N6-L-lysine dehydrogenase PylD — MTRLREDDIDTVSARLPAYNETLRRLLGKGLAEVAAYSQAGSPGDFAVWQDTPVGVIPVSCGQGVIGGFAHTVKEIIAFLGFSSFVTARSDVGGLAEAVQRGAQVVFLADDDHFVAIHLAKGKVVDNAAATGRGYAAALALLAGGLTGEKALVIGAGPVGAGAAAYLTEQGAQVVIYDSNPEKSAQLSRAMAGVTAADDMAAALAACRLVVEATPAAGVIDCRDITDRMLVAAPGVPLGITPQGEARLSGRLIHDVLEIGVATMLFTVFAD; from the coding sequence ATGACCAGGCTGCGGGAAGATGATATTGATACGGTGAGTGCGAGACTGCCGGCCTACAATGAGACCCTGCGCCGGCTCCTGGGCAAAGGTTTGGCGGAGGTGGCGGCCTATTCTCAGGCCGGCAGCCCCGGGGACTTCGCCGTCTGGCAGGATACGCCGGTCGGGGTGATCCCGGTTTCCTGCGGGCAGGGTGTGATTGGCGGTTTTGCCCATACAGTCAAAGAGATTATTGCCTTCCTGGGCTTTTCTTCTTTTGTTACCGCGCGCAGCGATGTCGGCGGGCTGGCCGAAGCCGTGCAGCGCGGCGCGCAGGTGGTTTTTCTGGCCGACGACGACCATTTTGTGGCCATTCACCTGGCCAAAGGCAAAGTGGTTGACAACGCGGCGGCAACAGGCCGGGGGTATGCGGCGGCGCTGGCCTTGCTGGCCGGCGGCCTGACAGGCGAAAAAGCGCTGGTAATCGGCGCCGGACCGGTAGGGGCGGGAGCGGCCGCTTATTTAACGGAACAGGGCGCGCAGGTTGTAATTTATGACAGTAATCCGGAAAAATCAGCGCAGCTTAGCCGGGCGATGGCCGGCGTGACGGCGGCTGACGACATGGCGGCGGCTTTGGCGGCCTGCCGGCTGGTGGTGGAGGCTACGCCGGCAGCCGGTGTCATTGACTGCCGGGACATTACCGACAGGATGCTGGTGGCAGCCCCGGGCGTACCGCTTGGCATAACGCCGCAGGGTGAGGCCAGGCTGTCTGGCCGGCTGATACATGATGTGCTGGAAATCGGCGTGGCGACTATGCTGTTTACTGTTTTTGCCGACTAA
- a CDS encoding monomethylamine:corrinoid methyltransferase translates to MSYGGETYTASGREVLSGVAASKGVATNYTTGLEARMMAEVAHAVAGMETEKVNEILDKLVAMYEKDYKTAPKGKPFEECYDVAGLVPTEEYLAVYDEAVKILTGLGLDYWSKK, encoded by the coding sequence CTGAGCTACGGGGGTGAAACATATACCGCGAGCGGGCGGGAAGTGCTGTCGGGAGTGGCGGCGAGCAAGGGAGTGGCCACCAACTACACCACGGGACTGGAAGCCAGAATGATGGCGGAAGTGGCCCATGCGGTAGCGGGTATGGAGACGGAGAAAGTCAATGAGATATTAGATAAACTGGTAGCGATGTATGAGAAGGATTACAAGACGGCGCCGAAGGGCAAGCCGTTTGAAGAATGCTATGATGTGGCCGGATTAGTGCCGACGGAGGAATATCTGGCGGTGTATGACGAGGCCGTTAAGATTCTTACCGGCCTGGGGCTTGATTACTGGTCGAAAAAGTAA
- a CDS encoding uroporphyrinogen decarboxylase family protein, with protein sequence MNSKEIFLKAIKLEKTPRVPVTILSGGVWVFNRKGMSLGDSFDLAPEKAAEIIMATNEEVRSDIVWAAAGCNNLAIRAIGGKANFHKVGAASDVPDPLIAKAADIDKLSVDKLKDDPGMQVMLATTKILAKNIGDRTMIGNSQWGPLTLAGLILGTEQLMRIMIKDKPAVHAMLEFTSELCYRYWELFVNAGAEFVSMAEPTASGDMIARKQFMEFAMPSATNIRSRIADKVSGTMIHICGDITKFLDLIPEIGVNAVSLDYKVDLAKAREVLDGKIAFTGQMDPVEIMQNATPDGVAAACRDCIERAGLTGGYLMMPGCDLPPGVPLENLKAMVDTAHSHTM encoded by the coding sequence GTGAATTCAAAAGAGATATTTCTTAAAGCCATTAAACTGGAAAAAACGCCGCGAGTGCCTGTTACCATCTTGTCAGGCGGGGTATGGGTCTTCAACAGAAAGGGGATGTCGCTGGGCGATTCTTTTGACCTGGCGCCGGAGAAGGCCGCCGAGATTATCATGGCAACCAATGAAGAAGTACGCTCCGATATTGTGTGGGCGGCAGCCGGCTGCAACAATCTGGCGATACGGGCCATCGGCGGCAAAGCCAATTTCCACAAGGTGGGCGCAGCCTCGGATGTGCCTGACCCGCTGATTGCCAAGGCAGCCGACATTGACAAGCTGAGTGTGGATAAACTTAAGGACGATCCCGGCATGCAGGTTATGCTGGCAACCACTAAGATTCTGGCAAAAAATATCGGCGACAGGACGATGATCGGCAACAGTCAATGGGGACCGCTGACCTTGGCCGGGCTGATTTTAGGGACTGAGCAGCTAATGCGGATTATGATCAAAGATAAGCCGGCCGTGCATGCCATGCTGGAGTTTACTTCCGAGCTATGCTACCGTTACTGGGAATTATTCGTAAACGCCGGCGCCGAATTCGTGTCCATGGCCGAACCCACGGCTTCCGGTGACATGATCGCCCGCAAGCAGTTTATGGAGTTCGCCATGCCGTCAGCCACCAACATCCGATCCAGAATTGCCGACAAAGTCAGCGGCACGATGATTCACATTTGCGGTGACATTACCAAGTTCCTGGATCTAATTCCGGAGATCGGCGTCAATGCGGTTTCCCTGGACTACAAGGTGGATCTGGCCAAAGCCAGGGAGGTGCTGGACGGCAAAATCGCCTTTACCGGTCAGATGGATCCGGTGGAAATCATGCAGAACGCAACGCCGGACGGCGTTGCCGCCGCCTGTCGCGACTGCATTGAACGAGCCGGCCTAACCGGTGGGTATCTGATGATGCCCGGCTGTGACCTGCCGCCGGGCGTGCCGCTCGAAAACCTGAAAGCCATGGTGGACACGGCCCATAGCCATACAATGTAA
- a CDS encoding helix-turn-helix domain-containing protein → MARVAVKIELTEAERAELEKNSKGHKVEKRLYIRSKIILLAAEGLECTEIAKILGVSEKTCRKWRNRFAEKRMDGIVDLERSGAPDTFTEAERLEIIRISCSQPEEPRNWTLAYLTELVKERLGRSISIETVRQILKSADKKTIVMPPSKHSLYIKPAKMRTE, encoded by the coding sequence ATGGCTAGGGTAGCGGTCAAGATTGAATTAACAGAAGCGGAACGGGCGGAGCTGGAGAAAAACAGCAAAGGCCACAAAGTGGAAAAGCGGCTCTATATCCGCTCGAAGATTATTCTGTTGGCGGCAGAAGGCCTGGAGTGTACGGAAATTGCCAAGATACTGGGCGTTTCCGAAAAAACCTGCCGCAAATGGCGCAACCGGTTTGCGGAAAAACGGATGGACGGGATTGTCGATTTGGAAAGAAGCGGGGCGCCGGATACCTTTACCGAGGCCGAGCGTCTGGAGATCATCCGCATATCCTGCAGTCAGCCGGAAGAGCCGAGAAACTGGACGTTGGCCTATCTGACCGAGCTGGTCAAGGAAAGGCTCGGGCGCTCCATTTCGATTGAAACCGTGCGCCAGATATTAAAGTCTGCTGACAAAAAGACGATTGTTATGCCGCCCAGCAAACATAGCTTATATATTAAGCCCGCTAAGATGCGGACTGAGTAA
- a CDS encoding cobalamin B12-binding domain-containing protein — protein MRPSVYKKQKKEKGESMKEEEKKILAKLKTAVEEMETELAEEAAREALAAGINPIVAINDGLAAGMQTMSDLFDEGEVFVPQLVVAADAFEAAVAILTGGMSDEDKSKASKGKVLLHTVQGDIHDIGKNIVKTMLSASGFEVIDLGRDVAVEEVVAKAKAHNVDIIAGAALMTTTMPAQRDIVSLLKEEGIREQFKCLFGGAPVSAEWVAKIGGDAYAETATEAVEKAKILVAELRG, from the coding sequence GTGCGGCCATCCGTTTACAAGAAACAGAAAAAAGAAAAGGGTGAAAGCATGAAAGAAGAAGAAAAAAAGATCCTGGCAAAACTGAAAACAGCCGTAGAAGAAATGGAGACCGAACTGGCGGAAGAAGCGGCGAGAGAAGCACTGGCGGCGGGAATTAACCCCATCGTGGCCATCAACGACGGCCTGGCCGCCGGCATGCAGACCATGAGCGACCTGTTCGACGAAGGCGAAGTATTCGTACCCCAGCTCGTCGTGGCGGCCGACGCCTTTGAAGCCGCCGTAGCCATCCTGACCGGCGGCATGTCGGACGAAGACAAATCGAAAGCCTCCAAAGGCAAAGTCCTGCTGCATACCGTCCAGGGAGACATCCATGACATCGGTAAAAACATCGTCAAAACCATGCTGTCCGCCAGCGGTTTTGAAGTCATCGACCTGGGCAGAGACGTAGCCGTCGAAGAAGTCGTAGCCAAAGCCAAAGCCCACAACGTGGACATCATCGCCGGCGCGGCCCTGATGACCACCACCATGCCGGCCCAGCGGGACATCGTCAGCCTGCTCAAAGAAGAAGGTATTCGTGAACAATTCAAATGCTTATTTGGCGGCGCGCCGGTATCGGCCGAATGGGTAGCCAAAATCGGCGGCGACGCCTATGCCGAAACCGCGACTGAAGCCGTGGAAAAAGCCAAAATCTTAGTAGCTGAGCTACGGGGGTGA
- a CDS encoding uroporphyrinogen decarboxylase family protein: MSAFSPKERLLRVLDKQEVDRPPVICPGGMMNSAIVDVMNKTGHELPAGHHDAGIMAELAHDVHENTGFENFGIPFCMTVEAEVLGSEINYGSLKCEPKIEKEVFPSVTAVEFKDMGAMAQNARVNTIVQATYALARKYPDVPVIGNLTGPISTAASLVDPMRFLRELRKDPANSHKVVDYVSSHLIELAKLMIDNGATLISIADPTATGEILGPKIFDDFAVRYINKVVDAVHALNTPVIVHICGNLGAVKQHVAAIRSDAISTDAMVNLKLLKEEYPQLTTMGNLSTFLLELGEEKVVSQHAQRLIQDGIDIIAPACGLGTATPLKNIVSMTQTVKGN, from the coding sequence GTGAGCGCATTTAGCCCGAAAGAGCGGCTGTTACGGGTTTTGGATAAACAAGAGGTAGACAGGCCACCGGTTATTTGTCCCGGCGGCATGATGAATTCAGCGATTGTGGATGTCATGAACAAGACCGGACATGAGCTGCCGGCCGGTCATCACGATGCCGGCATCATGGCCGAATTAGCCCATGACGTGCACGAAAACACAGGGTTCGAGAACTTCGGCATACCGTTCTGCATGACGGTGGAGGCGGAAGTATTAGGCAGTGAAATCAACTATGGCTCGCTCAAATGCGAGCCGAAAATTGAAAAAGAGGTTTTTCCCTCGGTTACGGCCGTGGAGTTTAAAGACATGGGCGCTATGGCGCAGAATGCCCGGGTCAATACCATCGTGCAGGCGACCTACGCCCTGGCGCGAAAATATCCCGATGTGCCGGTGATTGGCAACCTGACCGGCCCGATCAGCACGGCGGCTTCTCTGGTCGATCCCATGCGGTTTTTGAGAGAGCTGAGAAAAGACCCCGCCAATTCGCATAAGGTTGTTGATTATGTGAGCAGCCATTTAATTGAACTGGCGAAGCTCATGATTGATAACGGCGCTACGCTGATTTCAATTGCCGACCCCACCGCCACCGGCGAAATCCTGGGGCCCAAGATATTCGACGATTTTGCCGTAAGGTATATCAACAAAGTGGTGGATGCCGTTCATGCCCTGAATACCCCGGTTATTGTCCATATCTGCGGCAATCTCGGCGCGGTCAAGCAGCATGTGGCCGCAATCCGGTCGGATGCCATCAGCACCGATGCCATGGTGAATTTGAAATTACTGAAAGAGGAATATCCGCAGCTGACGACTATGGGCAATCTGAGTACATTTTTACTGGAATTAGGGGAGGAAAAAGTAGTTTCCCAGCATGCCCAGCGGCTGATTCAGGACGGCATTGATATTATCGCCCCGGCTTGCGGTCTGGGTACGGCTACGCCGCTCAAAAACATCGTTTCCATGACGCAGACGGTAAAGGGGAACTAA
- a CDS encoding corrinoid protein — protein MAVNKEELFGKLSDAVLEMEEEMAATLAQEAVDNNVDAFEAIDKGLADGMYRAGKLFEEEEYFVPELLMCSDAMNAGMDVLKPHIKVEAQTEKFKVIIGVIEGDTHDIGKNLVKLMLETAGFDIIDLGRDVAPQAFVDRAKAEGAAMIAIGTLMTTTMDGMGDVITILKKENIRDQFKVIVGGAPISQSFADKIGADGYASNAAQAVKLSKNLLGVAE, from the coding sequence ATGGCAGTGAATAAGGAAGAACTTTTCGGGAAATTATCCGATGCCGTTTTGGAGATGGAGGAAGAAATGGCGGCGACCCTGGCCCAGGAGGCTGTTGACAATAATGTGGATGCCTTTGAAGCCATTGACAAAGGCCTGGCCGACGGGATGTACAGGGCGGGCAAGCTGTTTGAGGAAGAGGAATATTTCGTACCCGAGCTGTTAATGTGCTCCGATGCGATGAATGCCGGCATGGATGTACTCAAGCCGCATATCAAGGTGGAAGCGCAGACGGAAAAATTCAAGGTAATCATCGGCGTTATCGAAGGCGATACCCATGATATCGGCAAGAACCTGGTCAAGCTTATGCTGGAGACAGCCGGCTTTGACATTATCGATCTGGGCCGCGATGTGGCGCCGCAGGCCTTTGTTGACAGAGCCAAAGCGGAGGGAGCCGCAATGATTGCGATCGGCACTCTGATGACCACCACCATGGACGGCATGGGCGACGTGATTACCATCTTAAAGAAGGAAAATATCAGAGATCAATTTAAAGTCATTGTCGGCGGCGCGCCTATCTCGCAAAGCTTTGCCGACAAAATCGGCGCCGACGGGTATGCCAGCAATGCCGCCCAGGCGGTTAAACTGTCCAAGAATTTGCTGGGCGTGGCGGAGTGA
- the pylB gene encoding methylornithine synthase PylB, giving the protein MQNLSTILDKAMHRIPLAQQEIIHLLQLTDPAERERLFAAARQQRQRYFADKVFLYGFVYFSTYCRNECAFCFYRNSNNEPVRYRKSKEEIVAISRALAADGVHLIDLTMGEDPAFLANAASGYEDLLEIVQLVKAATGLPIMISPGVVPREVLVRLKQAGADWYACYQETHNRRLYGELRLNQSYDQRWDSKVSAAAIGLLVEEGLLVGVGDCARDTAHSFSRMRELGAAQVRTMSFVPQAGTPLAETVAAGNRREINIIAVMRLLFPDRLIPASLDVEGVSGLKERLAAGANVVTSLIPPQAGLLGVSQSTLDIADGCRTAAGIRPILQECGLTPAAPAEYAAWLDNTRGCRGREAVVCG; this is encoded by the coding sequence ATGCAAAACCTAAGTACAATACTGGACAAAGCCATGCATCGCATACCGTTGGCTCAGCAAGAAATTATCCACCTGCTGCAGCTTACCGATCCGGCGGAGCGTGAACGGCTGTTTGCGGCCGCCCGCCAGCAGCGGCAGCGATATTTTGCCGATAAGGTCTTTCTTTATGGCTTTGTCTATTTTTCTACTTACTGCCGGAATGAATGCGCCTTTTGCTTTTATCGAAATTCCAATAATGAACCTGTCCGGTACCGCAAAAGCAAGGAGGAAATAGTAGCCATCTCGCGCGCGCTGGCGGCGGACGGCGTGCATTTGATTGATTTGACCATGGGGGAGGATCCGGCGTTCCTGGCTAATGCCGCGTCGGGTTATGAAGACCTGCTGGAAATTGTCCAACTGGTCAAGGCGGCGACCGGTTTGCCGATCATGATTTCGCCGGGGGTTGTGCCGAGAGAGGTGCTTGTCAGGCTCAAACAGGCCGGGGCCGATTGGTACGCCTGCTATCAGGAGACCCATAACCGCCGGCTGTATGGCGAACTGCGGCTGAACCAGAGCTATGACCAGCGCTGGGACAGCAAAGTGTCTGCCGCAGCAATCGGACTGCTGGTGGAGGAAGGCTTGCTGGTGGGCGTGGGCGACTGCGCCCGGGATACGGCGCACTCGTTCAGCCGGATGCGGGAGCTGGGCGCCGCCCAGGTTCGCACCATGAGCTTTGTGCCGCAGGCGGGGACGCCGCTCGCAGAGACGGTCGCGGCGGGGAACCGGCGTGAAATTAATATTATTGCCGTTATGCGGCTGCTGTTTCCTGACAGATTAATACCGGCTTCGCTGGATGTGGAGGGGGTAAGCGGCTTAAAGGAGCGTCTGGCCGCCGGCGCCAATGTGGTAACCTCCCTTATCCCGCCGCAGGCCGGTTTGTTGGGGGTGTCGCAAAGCACGCTGGACATTGCGGACGGCTGCCGTACGGCAGCCGGAATACGGCCGATCCTGCAGGAATGCGGCCTGACGCCGGCGGCGCCGGCTGAATACGCTGCCTGGCTGGATAATACCCGCGGCTGTCGCGGCAGGGAGGCGGTTGTATGCGGATAG